GGGCTTTTAGCCGCTTTGCCAATTGCTATTGCGCTTTTGTGTTGGCTGTTCGGTAAACAGAAACCAGGCTGGTCAGTTGCTGTTTCTAGAATAATAGCCCCCATGTTTGTGATCTTATTTTTCACTTTTTTATGGATGGGGTATTACAATTATCGCGTGACAGGAAATCCATTGACATTTCCTTATAAGGTATGGGTTGATCAATACTATTCTAAAACATTCGACAGTCTCATATTTTCGGTTAATAAAGAAACTTCCGGACAACAACCCGTTCGAACAATTTATAGTTATGATTTGGATGATAACCAACCAGAACCCAAATTTGCGCTTCAATCTAAACCATTTCAAGTTAAGTTATGGGTCAAATTATGGAGATTTATTTTATATTATTCAGGATCTTATGCGGTCGTATTGATATGTTTCTTCGGTATCTGTGCTTTTTTTAGGAATCGTGAGAATTTATTTGTTCTTCTAATCTCGCTTCTGGTCATTACGGCTACCGTTTCTCAAGGTACAAGAGGGCATCCACATTACATTGCCCCAATTGGATGTTTATTGATTTTGTTGCAAATCGAATGCTTAAGATATGTCTATCAATGGAAAAGAAATTTGCGTCTTGTTGGACAATTGTTGCCAATTACCGTACTGATTTTATCAACCCTGACAACAATCATGTCATTTGCCGACTATAGGAAACCTGCCTCAGGATCGTCCAGGTATAGTTGGGCTTTGGTTAGACAACAGATTTCGAAAAAACTCGACAGCGTTGAAGGAAAACACCTGATACTGGTGAAATATAATCGAGATCACATCCATCATGACGAATGGGTCTATAACGAAGCAGATATAGACAATTCGAAAGTCGTTTGGGCACGAATTTTAGAGCCGAAAAAAAATACAGATTTGATTAGTTATTTTAAAGATCGTTCGATTTGGCTTATTGAGGCTGATAATCCAAAAATCAGATTGATACCATTTCGTCGAAAACAAAAATGAAGAATCTAGATTTGCAATCAGGATATTTAGTACCTTAGTTTTAGAAGTCACAATGTCATGGATATGATTTCCTTAGATGAAAAATCAGAAATAAAAGATCAACTCAGTTCGGTCTCAGATCCATTTACTGTGATTGTGCCTTGTTATAACGAACTGCAGGCACTGCCTGATGCCATTGTGGAATTGGAAAGAATTCTAGTTGTTTTTGGGCCACATGAACTGATTGTGATTGATGATGGTTCAACTGATGGTACGAGTGCCGCACTACAGTCCCTGCAGGAACATCATCCGGAAATCACTATTTTGAAGCACGAGACCAATCAGGGGTATGGCGCGTCTCTAAAAACCGGCGTGCGACATGCTAATTATGATTACATCGTCATTACTGATGCCGATGGAACTTACCCCAATGATCGCATTGGGGATTTATTAGCGTTCATGAAAGATTACGACATGGTCGTGGGGTCAAGGACAGGTGAAAATGTAGAGTATTCTACGCTTCGTAAAATCCCAAAGTATTTTTTAAAGCATTATGCATCGTGGATTGCTGGTCGAAACATTCCCGATTTGAATTCCGGTTTGCGCGTCTTTAAACGCAGCTTAGCTGAGAAGTTTCTGAGTGTCTTGCCCGATGGATTCAGTTTTACAACGACAATCACAATGGCACATCTGACAAATAAATACAGCGTGTATTATGAACCAATCAATTACTCTCGCAGAATAGGTAAATCAAAAATTCAACCTATTCGAGACACGCTTCGTTTTTTGCAATTGATTATTCGCTTGGGGGTTTACTTTGCGCCTCTTAAAGTTTTTGGCCCTTTTGCAGCAGTTCAAGTGATCGCTTTCATGATCTCGGTTACTTACGACGTCTTCATTTTGCAGAATATCACTGATAAAACCATCATGCTGTTAATGTTTAGTATGAACACCACTTTTTTTGCACTTTTGGCAGATATGATTGATAAGAGAAGTCAAAACTAAACCACATCTTAATAAGCTAATAAAGGTGATAGAATAAGCGAGGAAATAGACCTGTATGTCGACTGATTCTAATACTGATAATTCAGATCAAGTGACCAGAAAGCTTCCTCTGGAGGCGGAGCATCTTGCAGCACTCTCGCGTATGCAATCACTTACCCCGTACTATCAATGGTCAATCGAATTGGTGGCTCCCTGGCTGGGAAAAAGAATATTAGATGCGGGGTGTGGAATTGGGAATGCAACGGAACAACTCAGTGCGTATGCAGAATATGTACTTGCGGTTGACTTAAGCCCTGAAAATATGAAGGTTCTTCAACATCGTTTCGCGGACGATCCTCATATAGAATGTGCGCAGCTTGATCTTGATGATAATATGGAAGAAATCGCGTGCAGGAACATTGATTCCATTGTCTGTTTTGACGTTTTAGAACACGTTGAAGACGATCAGGCCCTCTTAAATCAATTTCTCAAAATGGTACAACCGGGCGGGTATTTATTGATAAAAGTACCAGCCGGCCGCTGGCTTTATGGCAGCGTTGATATCGCATCAGCTCATTTTAGACGCTATGTAAAGTCAGAGTTAAAACAAAAGGCGATTCAATCTGGATGGCAGATCATAAATATTCATTACATGAATATTTTTGGTGTTATTCCTTATTTTATCAAAAGCAGAATTTTGAAAAACAAGCTAATTTTTCTCGCACCATGTCAACACGTCAACTAGCAAGAATTAAACGAATGATCCCCATCCTTAAAAAAATTGATCGATTCGTGGGGCCTCCGATAGGACTATCATTAATCATGGTTGCACAAAAGCCTTCCGCATAGGTTCAATCTGTTTTTAACTTCTGTAAGTCGAAGTAGATTCAAGTGCAAATTACCAGTTTAATTTATAACAAGAGTGTAAGATATGTGATGCTGATTATCGTGAGCCTGGTCACGAATCTCGGGCTTGCATTTGGGCTATTTTATCTAGGAGTTTCTGAGTCGGCCTCATTTGCAGTCGCGTTGACAGTGACTTATTTTCTTAATTTTTCTGGATGTCGCTGGTTTGTTTTTTCATCAACCGATGTACCTGTGACAACTCAATTTATTCAATTCGCAATTACAAATGGTTCGTTTCGGCTTCTTGAATATTCGAGTTTATTAGTACTTAGCACCCTTGAATTTTCTAATTATTACATGCGAGTATTATTAGTACTTGGAACTTCTTTTGTGATTAAATTTTTTGTTTATGGTAAATTCGTATTCCGTAATGTCGGGAAATCTTGATGATATTTTTGAGATGCCCCTTGGTAAGAAGCTTCTACTGAAAATGTTGTGTAGTTGATTTTTGTAATTTTACAGTTTTGCTCTTATGCTCTCATCTTCATCTAACGAAGAGTTCTAAAATGGAAGAACAAAGATTCTCGCAACCAGAGGACAGTCAGTTCGCGAACACAGATCATGCAACTCGCGATCGTGCGTTATTTGACCAAATAGCGGAAAAGTATTGCCGCAAAGATTTATTGCCTGCAACTCAACATGCTCGCAGGCATCGGCTTTTCCAGACGTTGAAATCAGTCCAGATGCCTCCCCATGCTGATGTCTTAGAAGTGGGTTGTGGAGCAGGATTTGCGGCAAAATACCTGGAAGGACGCATTGGCAGTTATTGTGGCGTAGATTACTCAGAAAATCTAATTCACTACGCACGTGCCCATAACTCAGGTCCAGAGATCGAATTCGTAGCAGCCAATATAAAAGACTTCCAGCCGGGAAAATCGTTTGATTTGATATTCGCTATCGGGCTTTTGCACCATTTCGATGATCTTGACTCGATGCTAGAGAGTACCGTTCAACTACTTAATCCCGGAGGATGGTTCATTGCTAATGAACCACAACCAGGTAATCCACTTATATCTCTTGCTAGACGGGTTCGTAAACGGATTGATTCGCATTATTCATCAGAACAGAAGGAATTGACAGCGAAATCACTTCGGAGTGCCTGCGAACGAGCAAAATTGAGTTCAGTGCAGATTGTTCCACAGGGTCTGTTCTCTACTCCATTTGCTGAGGTGCCTCTCCATCCGCAATGGCTGTTTACTCCCGTTTCAATTCTCGCATGTTTTACTGATAAAATTGTGGAACGATTACCTGAGAAAGCATTTCATAGTTTAAGCTGGAATCTCGTCGTCGCTGGTCAAAGACAGGAGCATTAAGCTTAATACTATTGCTTTGTTTTTCAAACCTGCCCCAGTTGTCATGAAGATTCTTAGTGTCTTTTTGACAAGGAGAACTTTTGATGAACAAGCGAAGATAACGTCACAGCACCGAACAGATCATCCGCAAGGTGAGTGATGTGAATGCGATGCTGAATGCCGCAAAGATCTGGCTTCCGTCCTGCAAAATCTCGAGGTCAGCAGACGATTTATCCACGTTGGCGAGATCAGTCTGGTAGGATGATGTTGGAAGAGGTAACATGTATTAAGCAGGTCAGTTCCATTTCAAGGCTGCTCTGAAAGGTAGCTCACTTACTCTTCAACTCAAAGTTGATCGTATTGGGACCGTCTTTAGTCACAGTCGCTTTGAGGGTCGTAGTCTCATTGTACTTTTCAGGCAACATCTCAGGACCGGCTACTTCCGCGCCCCCTTCTGTCTTGCTGATACGAACTATGTGATCGCCGAGAATCGCGCCTGCCGTGTCATTGTTGTACATCAGCGAGTACTTCCCTTCTTCATCAGTGGCAGCAGTGGAAGCGCGAGACTGTTTTTTTTGCTGGGCTCCCTGAGGATAAAAATCGATGATCGCATCCGGCACAGGCTTTCCATCTAAAGTGACCTGCCCTGTCACTTCTGCCAGATCGGGTAAATCGTCACTTTTTCCGGAACAACCCGTCAGTATTAATGACAACATCAGCAGGCAAATTAATCGATAAACAACAGGGAACTGAAATTGAATCGAGAACATGGATTGAACTTTCGGCGCTGAATTTAAATGACGAACGCACCAAAGCTTCGACGTGGTGCGTTCGACGGAAACAGTCAGATTGTAAAACGGCTAACGGGCTTAAAACTCCGGTAAGATTTCTCCACCTTTGATGGAGACTAAAGCCTGAACGACAGCGATGCGGTCCACGTTTTCACTCAGGAAACGAACTCCACCGTCGGCCAATAGCATTTGACAGCCTCCTTCGTGGTGACTACCGACTCCCCAGGCATAAGGTTTATCGTAGCCCGGATGGTTTTTATTGATCCCATAGGAGACAGGCAGTAATACATTCGTATGTCGGTAGGAATTCCAGAACGGACCATACGAAGCACTTGTCAGCAACATCGAGGCTTCCATGATCATCATCGTATTACTGGTTCCATCTTTGATGTCAGCAATTCTTGCAGATCCATTGAACCCCAAAGTCCCCTTCAGAGAACTGGTATTATTGCCATATGATGCGACCAGACTGTACTCAGTTGTGTATCCCACATGCCCATAACTGGATTTCTGGTAATCACCATATTTCGTGGGATTAGGATCAGAGGGACACAGAAAGACCGGAAAGTTATTCTTGGCAACTGTCAGTTGTCCCGAACCGGCAAACGTGGGGCCGACGGAACCACAATAACTTCCATCTGAGCGTGCGACATGATTTGAAGAGGACTTCGTGAAATCATATTGATTATAGAGATTTGCCAGGTCCATGTACGGCAGCAATAACTGGTAAAACGAATGATTCATCAATAACGGGGAAGTCCCGGCTGGCAAGTCCAGCACTCGTTCGCAATAACAACTTCCTGGTGCAATCGCAGCAGGAGGAAATACCCGATGGGAATCATGATAATTGTGTAATGCGAGTCCAATCTGCTTCAGATTATTCTTACAGGAACTACGACGGGCGGCCTCTCTCGCCTGTTGAACGGCTGGTAATAACAGAGCAATTAAGATCGCAATGATCGCGATCACCACCAAAAGTTCAATGAGTGTAAAACCTCGTTTCTGTTTTTCTCGATAACGCATAAAGACCATACTCCAGTTAATAGTAGATAAATAATATGAAAAAACAGTGAAGAGAAAGCGGCTTTTCTATTCGTCCCTGCCTGAGTCGAATAAATAAAGAAATGACTCCATTGGGAATTTGAAGTGTTAAAATACAACCTCCTCCACACCCTTATTGGCAAATCGTGCACCAATGCAGAAAATTTTTTATCCTTCCCTGAACGGATAGATTTTGGGCTTTCAAAAAACCTTTTATCTAAGGCGAAACGGCCATGCCAGATGCATTGCTGCTCATACCAGATTCCAGGCTCCACTCTGCGAATGCGCATGCAACAGGTAAATCTGCATGAAAATGAGGCAGCGACTGCTGAAGAACAAGTCGTTGCTGAATCCATCATGCGATCAGAATTACTTGTTCACGTGAGATTTTGAGGAGACGAAATGACTGAGATTTCTTGTCACACAGAAAGAAGAGCCTTAGTACTGAGACAACCACTGGCTTAAGGGATATCCGCTGGCTTTGCCTGAATGAGATGCAAATACGGCTGCGCTTCAGGCCAGGACCTGACTTCCGCCAGTTTTGAGGCGGGAACCTGAATGGATGTGAAGAAATCGATCGAAATCTGATCATCAAACTTCCCTTCCAGATAGCCAAAGGGAATATTCTCAGCTTCCGACTCAGCGGTTCCGTTTTTCACTCGGGGTGGTATGAACAGATTCCAGAACTTTTGTGGATCTTCTTCTGTCAGCAACGCGGTAAACCGCTGTCTTACTTTCTCGCTGGCTGGTGAGTCATCCAGATTTCGATAAACCAGAATCGCCTGGTAGGCCAGCATCTGATTCCAGTATCTTTCGGTGACAACATAGTGAGAAAAATGCAATCGGTCATTAAACCCCAGATAGAGCGGATTATAGGGTGAGTCTGGTAGTGACTTGCCGGCTGCCAGCAGGTCCTGCATTTTTCGAGCATCTTTATGCTGAATGGCATACACGAAATGCATGCCACTGAAAGGAGTGGCCCAACCATGCTCCCGTACGGTATCTTTCAGATGAATGACCACATCTCCATAGCGGGGAGAACCATTCGGCGGTCCAACACTCGCAAAAACCGCATCGAATGCGCCATACAGCAGATTCTCCACCGCGGGAGTCGTATGCGACAGGTCATCTTTTTTAATTTCATCTTCCACCCGTAGTGAGACCAGCGCTTTTTGTTTGAGAACGTCCCGCAGATTCTTCAGATACAGTCGATTTACAATCGGTGCCGGTTTGTTTTCAATTGCTTTCAGTAGTTTTTGTTCTTCTACAGTCAAAGGAGACAGAAACAGCTCGAATTCTGCCATCGTACAGCGGGAACTGATCTCCAGCCATTTACTGAGCTTGGCGGCATCCAGTGTTCGATGAAAAGGTAGAACATTAATAGCCGCCCGACGGGTCGTCGCCAGGGGATGCCCCGCCTGCTGGGCTGGTTTGACCTCAGGTGCTTCAGTCACAGTTTGTGCAACGCTCACTGCACAAAATAAGGATAGCGTACTGATTACGATGAAAACTCGAAATAACATATTACTGGCTCAACTTGATTAGAAAAATGTCGTTACTGCCCTGGCTCTTCAGCACATGCCCCTGATATTGAGTGGTCGGTGAGAACGCCCCGGATACAAAGCAGTTTTGATTTTTATCAACGGCGATGGCATAACTCAAATCGCTCTTATCACCGCCCAGTATTTCCAGCCAGTCAGGCTTTCCGTCTGGAGCAAAACGGGCGATAAACAAATCTCGGCCTCCCAGTTTAGTATGATGTTTTCCCAGGAAATGAACGTCGTTGGAAAATTCTCCTGTGACATAACAGTTACCTGCCTGATCTGCTGCAATCCCCAGTCCGTAGTCAGTTTTTTCTCCCCCCCCGGTATAGGCCCAGGCGGGAGAACCATCTGCATTAATCCGTGCTACGAAGATATCATGGCCGCCCTTACTAGTCAGAGTCGTTTTGCCAAAGGTCGCTTTATTTTTAAACATTCCCGTCAGATAACAGTTGCCCTGATGATCGACGGCAACTCCTGTACTCAAGCCGTTTGCCTGTCCGCCTGAATTCGCAGTCCAGACCAGTTTTCCCGCAGGCGACAGTTTGGCCAGAAAAATATCCTGCACTGTGGTGTCTGTCCCCACCTGTTGTCCGTCGAACTCCAGCAGTCCTGTAA
The sequence above is a segment of the Gimesia algae genome. Coding sequences within it:
- a CDS encoding glycosyltransferase family 2 protein, which codes for MDMISLDEKSEIKDQLSSVSDPFTVIVPCYNELQALPDAIVELERILVVFGPHELIVIDDGSTDGTSAALQSLQEHHPEITILKHETNQGYGASLKTGVRHANYDYIVITDADGTYPNDRIGDLLAFMKDYDMVVGSRTGENVEYSTLRKIPKYFLKHYASWIAGRNIPDLNSGLRVFKRSLAEKFLSVLPDGFSFTTTITMAHLTNKYSVYYEPINYSRRIGKSKIQPIRDTLRFLQLIIRLGVYFAPLKVFGPFAAVQVIAFMISVTYDVFILQNITDKTIMLLMFSMNTTFFALLADMIDKRSQN
- a CDS encoding class I SAM-dependent methyltransferase, with product MSTDSNTDNSDQVTRKLPLEAEHLAALSRMQSLTPYYQWSIELVAPWLGKRILDAGCGIGNATEQLSAYAEYVLAVDLSPENMKVLQHRFADDPHIECAQLDLDDNMEEIACRNIDSIVCFDVLEHVEDDQALLNQFLKMVQPGGYLLIKVPAGRWLYGSVDIASAHFRRYVKSELKQKAIQSGWQIINIHYMNIFGVIPYFIKSRILKNKLIFLAPCQHVN
- a CDS encoding class I SAM-dependent methyltransferase; the protein is MEEQRFSQPEDSQFANTDHATRDRALFDQIAEKYCRKDLLPATQHARRHRLFQTLKSVQMPPHADVLEVGCGAGFAAKYLEGRIGSYCGVDYSENLIHYARAHNSGPEIEFVAANIKDFQPGKSFDLIFAIGLLHHFDDLDSMLESTVQLLNPGGWFIANEPQPGNPLISLARRVRKRIDSHYSSEQKELTAKSLRSACERAKLSSVQIVPQGLFSTPFAEVPLHPQWLFTPVSILACFTDKIVERLPEKAFHSLSWNLVVAGQRQEH
- a CDS encoding DUF1559 domain-containing protein, with product MRYREKQKRGFTLIELLVVIAIIAILIALLLPAVQQAREAARRSSCKNNLKQIGLALHNYHDSHRVFPPAAIAPGSCYCERVLDLPAGTSPLLMNHSFYQLLLPYMDLANLYNQYDFTKSSSNHVARSDGSYCGSVGPTFAGSGQLTVAKNNFPVFLCPSDPNPTKYGDYQKSSYGHVGYTTEYSLVASYGNNTSSLKGTLGFNGSARIADIKDGTSNTMMIMEASMLLTSASYGPFWNSYRHTNVLLPVSYGINKNHPGYDKPYAWGVGSHHEGGCQMLLADGGVRFLSENVDRIAVVQALVSIKGGEILPEF